GCCGTGTCGCGAGTGGTACGGCTGGACCGCATCGACAGCCGGCTCGACGATCCGCCTGTCCCCGTGGTCGTCAGCGACCGCTTCCCGACCGAAACCCACCACGGCTGGAAATTCATCGCCTTCGGGCCGGACGGCAAGCTGTATGTGCCGGTCGGGGCACCCTGCAACGTCTGCCACCGCGATGAAGACCGCTACGCCAACCTGATGCGCATGAATGCCGACGGCACCGGCCTGGAGGTGGTGGCGCGCGGCATCCGCAACACCGTCGGCTTCGACTGGCACCCGGTCACGCACGAACTCTGGTTCACCGACAACGGCGCCGACATGATGGGCGACGACGTGCCCGATGATGAGCTCAACCGCATCACCGCGCCTGGCCAGCATTTCGGGTATCCGTTCTGCCATGCCGGCGACGTGCCGGACCCGGAATTCGGCGCGGGACATCCGTGCAGCCGATATGTGCCGCCGGTGGGCAAGCTCGGCGCGCATGTGGCGGCCCTCGGCATGCGCTTCTATACCGGCAGCAACTTTCCCCAGGCGTACCGCCACAACCTCTTCATTGCCGAGCATGGCTCCTGGAACCGGTCATCCAAGGTCGGCTACCGGGTCGTGCGCGTGGTACTCGATGCCGCGGGCAAGGTCGTACGGCAAGAGCCATTCGTCGAGGGCTGGCTGCGCGGCGAACGAGCTTGGGGACGGCCTGTCGATGCGCTGGTCGCGCCGGACGGCAGCCTGCTCGTCAGTGACGACTACGCGGGCGCGGTGTATCGCGTCCGCTACACCGGAAAATGAGCCGCTGCCTGGGCTGGGCGTGCGGGAAACATCTCGTTACACCGGTAACCTTCGGACAGTGGATGCGTCCAGGGTGAAGCCTTACATTGACACACATGGACATGCACCGCCACCCGTCTGCAACTGCCCGGCATCCGTGCGGCATGCGTCCCTTCCGATCACTTGTCCGACAGGAGCCAGCCATGCCGATCCGCGCATTGCTCAGCACTCTTGCGGCGGGTGCTCTGATCGTCGCCTCTGCGGGCGCCCTGGCTGCCAACGCAACGACGCGTCAGGCATCCGTTGCGCTCGATTCTCCGGCACCGCCCTGGGCCCAACCTACCGAGGCGCCGGCGCAAGCCCGCTCCCTGCTGGCACAGGTCTTCTTCGTCGACGCACGCGGCGACCAGGCCGCCCGCATCCGCGCGCAGATGGAGCGCATGGAAGCGCGCGCCCGCGCCGATGACCGCCTGAACGGCCGCGTCCAGCCCCGCGAAGGCGGCGGCCGCGGCGACTGGCAACAACAGCAGGATCAGCAGATGCGCCAGGAACGCGGCAACCCGCCCGGTGGCTACGGCAACTGGCACGGCAACCGGCGCGGCTGATTGCCCGGCCCCGCACGCCCCGACGCCACACCGAGGAACCCGGCCAAGGCCGCCCGGTCGGACTGGATAGCTGCGGCAACCGTTTGGCATGCCGCGGCCATCACGACAACAGGTGCCTCATGCCGTTCCATCCTTCCCGCTACACGCGGCTCATTCTCGGTCTCTTGTGGTCATCGGCCTTCATGGCGATGCTTGCCCACCTGCTCTACGGCGAAGTCAGCCTGCGCCAGCAGGCTTCCCGGCTGCTGCAGGACCTGACGGCATCGACCAGCGTGCCAGCGCTGCGCCCCGTTCCGATTTAGCGTCCCTGCCCTCCCCGCTGTCGGCGAATCACGACGCTGCGCGCATCCGGCCGGATCGGCGGCTACCGCTTCCGATTGCTGATTCCCTTTGCCAGCGGAGCCGATGAGACCAGGCCCGGCGCACCGCGCAGTGTGCGCCGCCGCGTGTCTTGGGCGTAGAATGCCCGGCGCCGTTGCTGTCTCGCCGTGTGTCCCGCGCCTGCCATGCCTACAACCGCTCCGCTCAAGAAATCCAAACTGCTGACCGTGCTGCTCGCCTTCCTGTTCGGCAGCATGGGCGCCCATCGTTTCTATCTGAAAGGCGGACGCGATTTCTGGGCGTGGGCGCAAGTCGCGGCCATGGCGCTCGGCATCATCGGTGTCGCCTTGCTGTGGTCGACGGATCGGAGCAGCCTGCCCGGCTGGGCATGCGCGATCATCGGCGCGGCCTCGGTGCTCGCCGGCTTTCTGTCGGCGCTGATCTACGGGCTGCGCCCCGATGACCGATGGGACGCGCAATTCAATCCGGACGGCACGCCGACACGTTCAGGCTGGCCGGTCGTACTGCTGGCGATCCTCACGCTGATGATCGGTACCGGCCTGCTCATGGCCGGCCTCGCCATCACCTTCCAGACCTATTTCGAATCGCAGGTGCAGGCCGCGAAGGAACTGTCGCAGTAGCTCAGAACAGGTTGCCCTGCCGCGCGTCGACGGGCCGGGCCTTGACGGAGCGCGCGGGTGGCTTGAACTGCGCTGTGTCCAGCCGCAGCTTGTCGTAGCGGTGGTAACTGAAGCCGAGCCTGTCGGCGGCCTTGTAGAAACGCTGGCGCAGCAGGTCGGCCCAGATGCCGGTGCCGCGCATGCGGGTGCCGAAATCGGGGTTGTAGTCCTGGCCGCCGTGCAAGTCGCGGATGCGGTTCATCACGCGCTGCGCACGGTCTGGGAAATGCGCCGCCAGCCAGTCCTGGAACACCGCATCCAGCTCGTGCGGCAGACGCAGCACGATATAGCTGGCGAACATCGCGCCGGCTTCGCGCGCGGCCTCCAGAATCTGCTCCATGTGATCGTCGGTGATGAAGGGGATGACCGGCGCGACGCTGACGCCGACCGGAATCCCCGCTTCGGCCAGCGTGCGGAT
The sequence above is a segment of the Ralstonia nicotianae genome. Coding sequences within it:
- a CDS encoding PQQ-dependent sugar dehydrogenase, with the translated sequence MLAAWLGCVLPAAAGLPVETLRVPPGFRVELLTEAMPSAREMALSPVGILYVGSRTGKVYALPLQVPGATVRVVASGLEQPVGVAWRDGSLYVSAVSRVVRLDRIDSRLDDPPVPVVVSDRFPTETHHGWKFIAFGPDGKLYVPVGAPCNVCHRDEDRYANLMRMNADGTGLEVVARGIRNTVGFDWHPVTHELWFTDNGADMMGDDVPDDELNRITAPGQHFGYPFCHAGDVPDPEFGAGHPCSRYVPPVGKLGAHVAALGMRFYTGSNFPQAYRHNLFIAEHGSWNRSSKVGYRVVRVVLDAAGKVVRQEPFVEGWLRGERAWGRPVDALVAPDGSLLVSDDYAGAVYRVRYTGK
- a CDS encoding TM2 domain-containing protein; the encoded protein is MPTTAPLKKSKLLTVLLAFLFGSMGAHRFYLKGGRDFWAWAQVAAMALGIIGVALLWSTDRSSLPGWACAIIGAASVLAGFLSALIYGLRPDDRWDAQFNPDGTPTRSGWPVVLLAILTLMIGTGLLMAGLAITFQTYFESQVQAAKELSQ